ATTCGTAATGGCGGTTACGAAGAGGACTTCCAGCAACGTGTTGCTCGACACAGCGCTCAAGAACTTCTACTCCGCAGCGGAGGAGATGGGTCTTGAGGAAGGGCTCGTCGAGATTCTGAGCCGGGCGGAGCGGAAGCTCTGCGTTTCCATCCCCGTCACCATGGACGACGGCACCGTCAAGGTGTTCGACGGCTATCGGGTGCAGTACTCCACCGCCCTCGGCCCCGCCAAGGGCGGCCTCCGTTTCCACCCCGACGTGACCATGGAGGAGTGCGAGGCGCTGGCGGGTCTCATGGCCTGGAAGTGCTCCCTCGCCGGGATCCCCTACGGCGGCGGCAAGGGCGGCGTGGCCTGCAACCCCCTGGAGCTGTCCCCCGCGGAGAAGGAGCGGATCACCCGCACCTTCGCCGCCCGCATCGAGCCCCTGGTGGGCGCCTGGACCGACGTCCCCGCTCCCGACGTGAACACCGGCGGCCAGGAGATGGTGTGGCTCATGGACACCATCAGCAAGATGCGCGGCCGCCTCGAGCCCGCCATCTTCACCGGCAAGCCCATCTCTCTGTGGGGCTCCAAGGGCCGCACCCAGGCCACCGGCCGGGGCGTCGCCACCTGCGTGCGCGAACTCCTGAAGGCCGCGGGCAAGGACGTGAAGGGCTCCAGCGCCATCGTCCAGGGCTTCGGCAACGTGGGCACCTACTGCGCCCTCACCCTCGTGGAGATGGGGGCCAAGGTGGTGGCCATCAGCGACATCACCGGCGGCTACTACTGCCCCGACGGACTGGACATCCAGAAGGCCTTCGAGTACGTCACCAACCACCCGAAGCACCTGCTGGACGGCTACGCCCAGCCGGGTCTCCAGAAGATGGCCGGCGAGGACATCCTCTACCTCGCCGCCGACGTCCTCTGCCCCTGCGCCCTGGAAGGGGCCATCAACGGCAAGAACGGCGCCAAGATCCAGGCCAAGTTCATCGTCGAGGGCGCCAACGGCCCCATCACCCCCGAGGGCGACGCGGCTCTGCCCAAGGACATCCTCGTGGTGCCCGACTTCCTCGCCAACTCCGGCGGCGTGGTGGGCTCCTACTTCGAGTGGGTCCAGGACCTGGGCGGCTTCTTCTGGTCCGAGGAGGAGTACAACCAGAAGCTCCTCACCCTCATGGCGGACAACTTCTGGCGGGTGTGGAACTACGCCAAGGAGCACAAGGTGACCATGCGCCGCGCTGCGTTCCTCGTGGCCATCAAGCGGGTCGCCGACGCCGTCAAGATGCGGGGCGTGTTCCTCTAGGCTTCCGCCGCAAAACGAACCATCCGGCGGCCCCCTCCGGGGGGCTGCCTTTTTTTGCCCCTCCCGCGCACCCCGCGGGAGGGGCCTTTTTTGTGGCAAGGAGTTGACATCAATACTACTAGTAGTATTCTTGCTTGGGGGGTGAGGGTTATGGAGCGGTTCAACTCAAAGGGCGAATGGACCCCCGAGGACATCCGACGTTTGCGGGAAAAGCTGGGGTGCACCCAGGAGGAGTTTGCAAAGTGCCTGGGGGTGACCAACGTGGCCCTGAGCCGGTGGGAGACGGGGCGTTCTCGGCCGATGGGCAAAAACCTGTTCTATCTTGGGGCCTTGTGCCAGTCCCTCCAGGTCCCCGGGGCAGAACCATCCCGACTCAAGCGGCTTCTCTTGATTGGAGGGGTGTTAGCGATCTCGGGTATAGCTCCTGTGGCTCTTTGGGCCAGTGGTCTGTTGACGGCGAGTTTTGTACGGGATCGGATCGGAGAACTGTTCCCCCTTGGAGAGGAGCCCAAGGACAAGGAGTGACGATGAAGAGTCCCGTGATCGGCTCCGGAGGGTTGCGGGCAAGGGGGGGCTTGGTGGTTTTCCTTGAGGGCGCCTCTAGAAATCCGACCATCTGCGACTGAAGGAGCCCCATCAAGGGTAGTACACTGAACCAATCGGGAGTCTCCCGGGAGAAGAAACACCGAAGCCCACCAGGAGAGGTGGTCCTGAGAAGATGCGCCAGGGGAAACTGTTCTTCGAAGAGATGGCCTATCAGCGACTGGACAAGGGTAAGGATCCCTTGGTGACCCTTGCGGAGACGGTGGACTGGCGTATTTTCGAAGAACCCCTTCGGGCCTTCCGGGAGAGCCTGCGGACCACCGACTCCCCTGCGGGTCGCAAACCCTTCGACCCCCTGTTGATGTTCAAGATCCTGGTGCTCCAGTCCTTGTACAACCTGTCGGACGACGCCATGGAATACCAGATTCGAGACCGCCTCTCCTTCCAGCGCTTCTGCGATCTTTCCCTGGAGGACCGGGTCCCCGACGCCAAGACGCTGTGGCTGTTTCGGGAACAGTTGACCCAAGCGGGTCTGGTGGAACTCCTCTTCGCCCGGTTCGATGAAGCCCTTCGCCAGATGGGGTTGGAGGCCCGGAAGGGACAGATCGTGGATGCCTCCCTGGTCAGCGTCCCCATCCAGAGAAACAGCCGGGAGGAGAACCGACAGATTCGGGAAGGCAACCCACCCCAGGAATGGAGCGAAGCCAAGTCTCGCCAGAAGGA
The sequence above is drawn from the Aminomonas paucivorans DSM 12260 genome and encodes:
- a CDS encoding Glu/Leu/Phe/Val family dehydrogenase, whose translation is MAVTKRTSSNVLLDTALKNFYSAAEEMGLEEGLVEILSRAERKLCVSIPVTMDDGTVKVFDGYRVQYSTALGPAKGGLRFHPDVTMEECEALAGLMAWKCSLAGIPYGGGKGGVACNPLELSPAEKERITRTFAARIEPLVGAWTDVPAPDVNTGGQEMVWLMDTISKMRGRLEPAIFTGKPISLWGSKGRTQATGRGVATCVRELLKAAGKDVKGSSAIVQGFGNVGTYCALTLVEMGAKVVAISDITGGYYCPDGLDIQKAFEYVTNHPKHLLDGYAQPGLQKMAGEDILYLAADVLCPCALEGAINGKNGAKIQAKFIVEGANGPITPEGDAALPKDILVVPDFLANSGGVVGSYFEWVQDLGGFFWSEEEYNQKLLTLMADNFWRVWNYAKEHKVTMRRAAFLVAIKRVADAVKMRGVFL
- a CDS encoding helix-turn-helix domain-containing protein, coding for MERFNSKGEWTPEDIRRLREKLGCTQEEFAKCLGVTNVALSRWETGRSRPMGKNLFYLGALCQSLQVPGAEPSRLKRLLLIGGVLAISGIAPVALWASGLLTASFVRDRIGELFPLGEEPKDKE
- a CDS encoding IS5 family transposase is translated as MRQGKLFFEEMAYQRLDKGKDPLVTLAETVDWRIFEEPLRAFRESLRTTDSPAGRKPFDPLLMFKILVLQSLYNLSDDAMEYQIRDRLSFQRFCDLSLEDRVPDAKTLWLFREQLTQAGLVELLFARFDEALRQMGLEARKGQIVDASLVSVPIQRNSREENRQIREGNPPQEWSEAKSRQKDTEARWTVKNGKSTFGYKNHIEADVSCKLIRRYAVTPASVHDSQVFKELLDPGNTSKDVWADAAYRSASHLEYLRQEGYREHIQRKGTSGHPLTGWEKQGNRTRSRTRSRVEHIFAAQKQQAGTLLLRSIGLARAKARIGLRNLIYNLQRFTYLVTQVYVWA